The nucleotide window CCTTCATTGAAGGGACCCTATCTATCTGTCAGCAAGGAGCAAACACCCATAGTTTAAGATGCAGCTAAGGGATTAGCCACATAATGAAGTCGAAAAATGATCAAACAATTGTGCTCTGTCCTGGCGCTTTTTTAATGCAATTTCCGCTCATCAATACTCTCACCTTTTCAACGTCTTCCCATTTTCCTCTATCAGCATATATATTGGATAACAATACATAGTTACTGGAGTTCCAAGGTTCAAGTTTAATAAGTTCCTTAAGTGCGTATTCAGCCAACTCCATTTCACCATGAGTGCCACAAGCACTAACCAATGCACCCCATATAGCAGCATTTGGTTTCATTGTCATAGTTTCCACTAGTTTATGAGCCTCCTTTAGACAGCCACCACGACCTAGAAGATCAACCATGCATCCATAATGCTCAATTGTTGGTTCTATACCATGATTAGCAATCATAGAATCAAACAAATCTCCCCCTCTTTGGACCAAACCTGCATGTGCACAACATGCTAAAGCACCCACATAAGTCGAATTGTTAGGTCTCACACCTTCATCTAACATCTCATCAAACAATTGTACTCCCAAGTCACCCTTCCCGTTAAAAGCACAGTTTGATATAGCAGCATTCCAAGAAACTACATTTTTTCTAGGCATGTCATTGAATATAATAAACGCAGTCTCCAAATCACCAGATTTTCCAAAGAAATCAACCAATGCATTGCCAACGGATACAAGATTGGGATAGAGGCCTTTAGACTTAGCATAAGAATGAATCCACCTTCCCAAATCAAGGTCTCCTAATTGAGCACAAACAGGTAACACAGTAACAACAGTAGCTTCATCAGGCTCAAACCCACCATTCCTCATCTCATGGAAAAGTGCCAGAGCCTCCTTCTCCCTCCCATTTTGCGCTAACAACGAAATCATCAAATTCCAAGAAACAACAGTCCTCTCACCCATTTGCCTAAACAGCCCAAGTCCCATATCCACATTTCCACTTTGAGAATAACCCTTAACCATCAAATTCCAAATAATCACATCTCTGTGaagcatttcatcaaacacctTCTTCGCATCTATCATCCTCCCACATCCAGAGTACAGCTCAACAATCCCAATCCTTATCGACCCAAATCTGCCAAACCCAAGTGCAAGAACATGCTTATGTACTCCTTGTCCCATTTCCAAGTCCTCAAGATTAGCACAAGCCTTGAGTAAAGGGGCGAAAGTGAACTCATCAGGCCAAATGCCACGTCGTTTCATAGTGGAAAAAAAGACGACAGAATTTTGATAAGGGCCACGTAAGGAGTAACCTTTGATCATGGAATTGAAGAGAAAGATGTTGGGATTCTGGAAGTGTTGAAATATGAGGGATGCATAAAGCATTCTGTTAAGGGAACCGCAGATGGAAATAAAGTGGGAGATGAGCTGGTTAGAGTGGTGAAGGTGGTGGCGAAGGATGTGCGCATGGATTTGAGTGAGTTGGGTTCGAGTTTTTTGGCCGTGGAGCAGCCGGAGAATCCTCCGCTCAACCTCTCGGCTCCCTCTGTtcatatgaagaagaagaagaagaagaagaagagcacAGTTAGTGGAGAGTGAATGAGAGTAGGAGTTAATAACTTTGATTTCACAAAACTCACTCAACTTTCATTCTCAACTTAgaaatcactcaactatgaatTCTCTGaataaaaaatcactcaatttatttaattatttttttcactaaaaatttttgatatgaaatttttatttttaatcaaattttaagaaccaaatatatatccatttaaatcatttaatgaCCCGTCTCATTTAATTCAACTcgccaaaaatataaaaaagaagaagaagaagaagaacgcTTGGGAGAAAGGAGACAAGATATAATGATTTgggaaattaataattaaataaaaagtttaatattatatttttggcgGGTCGAATTAAATGGGGCACGTCATTAAATGGATATATATTTAgttcttaaaattttggttaaaaataaaaatttcatatcagaaaattttagtgaaaaaaataattaaataggttgagtgactttctatgcAAAGAAGTTgtaattgagtgacttttgaattgagaatgaaagttgagtgactttctgtgaaaatagttgatagttgagtgaccatcaaaGTTATTAACTCTGAGAGTAGGATTTAACCTTGACGGGAAATACTCTTGTTTGGCTGGTTCATATTTTAcaaataacaatcaaattatttgtatcaaatttttaaatttataaaccaaattaaattaatgaaattcGGGTTCTTTATGGGGTTTTGGGAAATTTTTTTCCAGTTTTCTTGATTaaagtatttataaaatatataattaacttgtttttaaggtatttcttaaaaaaataaacaaaatatgagattagtgataatactaaaatattcaacaaaaaataataatgaaatcgcatAAATTGCAAATTAAAATGTCACAATGAAAATGAtcacaatttataaaaatacaaaatcatgttaaaataagtctaataagtattaattacatgattaaaattaggttatgtattttaaatgtataaatcaatataaaattaaagaacaaatattcaacattattatcattcttagtgttgaactAAAATTTTTTGTTAACActagtattgatttgatttttattagAGTTACTAATATCTATGGGCTATAACTTTTATTGGACTATTCCAAATTCCAAGTATCAAAAAGTTCAAATGttaaaagaattatgaacaaatataagaaatatttttagaaataatatcaaagtaaatatttttaggtataaaataattttaaaaattatatatacaatatcgGATTGATTTGGTCTAGTGTTGACTTttctttaaagtaaaattaaactAATCCAAGTATAGTcgactatttttttaataccaaatcaagtcaaatcaaattattagtcaaatatttttctcatttaactCGATTAAcggtttgattaaattttttatttgattttgtatacCGATGTAATGAAACTGTACCATTGTGGAATGGATTGAAAACCACAATTGATATTGAAAGCCACAAATatccccttctttttttttcttttttttttaagtttaaattTGGACTCTGGgtctattttatttaataaaaaatgggCTCCTAAATGAATCCGCACATAAATATACCAAAAAGACTTGATCGGCCCAAAAGTGGTCAGACTAGGTGAATATAAAAGAACCCTAAATGATGGGGTTTTATAATTCTGTGCTCTCCGCCTCTTCTTCTCCTTGTTCTCATCGCCTCTGTGGAGATGTTCTCTTTTGTGCTCCCCAATTGTGGCTTCTTTCTCCTTCGATTTTGGGTGATCAACATTTTCTATccgatgttgttgttgttgatgatatcATCTTTCAAAGGTTCATTTTTTAGCCATCttgcttctttattttttcatttctaaaTTGACTCTGCTTTCTTGTTTGAAGGTGTActaaaaattattaagtatTGAGAAAAAACTTATGGAGATGGAATAAACTTGATGTTGAGATTTATATGTAAAATCCAACTAATTCAGGATTGAGGTATTATTGCAGTTATTGAATTCTTAATTCTATATTACTACAATACTGCATTTTCttagaaaggaaaaagaaacggtaaaatgCACTAGGCATATCTTATCTGCATCAATTTCAGGATGCAAATAGGGTAGAAAATCCTAAAATTGCCACTCGCATTACGGGTGAAAGATAATTTAAACTCCCTTGTTTTTATCTGCCCTCAAATTTGAAACCTTTGATTTATGAGGTAGTTGCAATTCTTTGGATAGCTACAAAAGTTCAACTATTGATGGTAATAAATACTGATACTTAGTTTCatcctctttttttctcttatttaagATTATGATGATAATTGTTCTATTTATGAGGCAGTTTCATATGATCTAACTCTTCGATAGATATCATCACAATCTTAAAataagagggggggggggggggggggaaacTAAAGATCAATATTATCACCATTAGTGGTTAAACTTCTGTAGCTATCCAAAGAGTTGCAACTGCCTCCTGAGATAGAATGTTCCAAACTTGAGGTCAAACTAGAGCAAGGGAGACTAAATTCTCTTTCACACGTAAAGTTGCTGGCAGTTTTAGGATTTTCTACCCTATTTGCACCCTGAAATTGATGCTAATGAGATCAACCTGGTACATCATActatatttttcctttctaaGAAAAAGCAAAGCAGTAATAAAACAGAAATAGAAATTCAAACAGCCGCAATAACGCCTCAATCTTAAATTAGTTGGTTTTGCATATAAATTCTCAATATCAATTTTATTCCATCTTCACCAATATTTTTCTAATGAGACAAACTAGAGATATTGGTGGTTTTCAATATCGATTATGGTTTTCGCCTTTTTTGTCCACTCCACAATCATGAAACTCTATCAACCACATAGATATTGGATAATCAAGTTCACCAAAAacttaagaaaatgaaaagaaatcacttgataCTTTTCCTCATTGAAGATATTGAACTTAGGGTATGTTTGGTATGGTTATGAAAAATGTTGTTCAATTTTCCCATGTTTGGTTGGCTtatatgtttggaaaatattttccaatcaactcattttcctcaagaaaatgactttccttacaaaaattaaggaaaacatttttcaaaactctatttcatcctctaatatttttttgcttacCCTGCTCATACCCTGTACCCGACCCTCtccattcaaaaaaaaaattaaaattaaaatttttcttattcttttaatttcaaatattttttttatccctACCACCAAACCACAaccaccacaaaaaaaaaaagttgctttttaaaatatttcaaaattatttttttaaaaaaaaatttacgcCACTCCCCCACTCACCCGCCACCctgtcaattttttaaaaataaaaataaaaattgagaaatatttcaaatttgatttttttttttcattttttacatCCCCTACCCCCTGCCACCCCACCCAGGCCATCCCcatcaattttgttttaaaaaaaaataatttatttttaaaatatatttctaatgtaaagtttttcatttttgcaCCACCCCTACCTCCAACCCCCCTTCCCCGGCGCCACCTCCCACTCAAGCAACcccatcaattttattttttaaaaaaaaagaaattgtttttgacaaatatttcaaatttttttaaaaaattttggtCGAATTTTGGAACAGTCATCAAGGTCTTGTCCTAGTTTGGGTGTCGAGGTCGGATCCTAGATCAATTATCCTAAAGAGTATTTTTTAATctcaagcaaaaaaaaaagatattttctggaaaaaaaaaatcattcaccaaccaaacacacccttaatcaCCATGATTTTTATCCAGTAATTGACCGTCACTCACCCTTTGGGTTCCTGTAAATTTTCCTAATATCACATTTAACTTTTGTTCAAACCAAAACAATACAAATAACTTGCGAACTTTTCATTTCAAAAGGCTTTGTTGTCTGAAAATCTGAACATCAGAGTAAAAAGGTGTATTTTCAAAATGCAAGCAACTTCAAAAACGCCATAGTAAGAATTGTTTATCCTCTCTCAGTTCCTTTAGGTATACGCATCACCAGGCAATGAAAAGTTCCTTGcactatatatttattttacataataTCAAAGGgaaatgaaaagaagaagaaaacgtCAACTACCCATCAAATCACTAGTTTGTAGAAATTTTCATACCGTAACCGTATTCTCCAAACTAGCAATGATGCAGAAAGATTTGGACACTTCAATCAGCAATGAACAATTGGAGAGGATATACTCCAAACCGTGGTTGCAATCAGTTCAGTGAGAAAATTCTGGAGACTAGCTTATCAAACATGAGATTGACGAAACTCAACTGCCTGGCTACTATGGTACCGAAATGGAATTTCTATCTCATATTTTAGACCTTTTCAAAGTAAACTACCAGCCTCTGGCAGATTACTCCAGACTAAACCATCTTCCCAATAGATTCATGGCCAAAGGCAATCActtttttgaagttttgaaaCCTCCAAATCCCATCATAGCTGCAACATCAGGGTCTATTTCAGGTTCCTCTTCTGAGACCTTCTCTTTCTGGATATCAATACAGATCATCAAAGTAACCATCAACAAAACTTTGTTAGAGAAAGCACTGCCATAGAAAGGGAGAGTGGGGAAGTGATAAAGAAATAAGTATATGACCAAAATCTGACTCATGATATCAGTACCATAATCTCTAAGTCTAATATCCAAAAGTAAGTTTCACAGAACTACAAaccttcttctctttcttcttt belongs to Solanum stenotomum isolate F172 chromosome 1, ASM1918654v1, whole genome shotgun sequence and includes:
- the LOC125851231 gene encoding pentatricopeptide repeat-containing protein At1g09190, with protein sequence MNRGSREVERRILRLLHGQKTRTQLTQIHAHILRHHLHHSNQLISHFISICGSLNRMLYASLIFQHFQNPNIFLFNSMIKGYSLRGPYQNSVVFFSTMKRRGIWPDEFTFAPLLKACANLEDLEMGQGVHKHVLALGFGRFGSIRIGIVELYSGCGRMIDAKKVFDEMLHRDVIIWNLMVKGYSQSGNVDMGLGLFRQMGERTVVSWNLMISLLAQNGREKEALALFHEMRNGGFEPDEATVVTVLPVCAQLGDLDLGRWIHSYAKSKGLYPNLVSVGNALVDFFGKSGDLETAFIIFNDMPRKNVVSWNAAISNCAFNGKGDLGVQLFDEMLDEGVRPNNSTYVGALACCAHAGLVQRGGDLFDSMIANHGIEPTIEHYGCMVDLLGRGGCLKEAHKLVETMTMKPNAAIWGALVSACGTHGEMELAEYALKELIKLEPWNSSNYVLLSNIYADRGKWEDVEKVRVLMSGNCIKKAPGQSTIV